Proteins encoded by one window of Arachis ipaensis cultivar K30076 chromosome B04, Araip1.1, whole genome shotgun sequence:
- the LOC107636896 gene encoding uncharacterized protein LOC107636896, whose product MDFTKAGIARKLQLEELECLRLEAYENARIYKEQTKAFHDHHIRKKDFKEGDDILLYNSRLWFMPGKLRSRWDGPFRVKEVKPYVVVELFHPQSGTTFKVNGHRVKKYHGYKSPKELEVFLLTDAPIGGET is encoded by the coding sequence ATGGATTTCACCAAGGCAGGTATAGCCAGAAAATTACAACTGGAGGAACTTGAGTGCCTTAGGCTAGAGGCCTATGAGAATGCAAGGATTTACAAGGAGCAAACTAAGGCATTCCATGATCATCATATCCGCAAAAAGGATTTCAAAGAAGGTGACGACATTCTCTTATACAACTCAAGACTCTGGTTCATGCCCGGAAAGCTTCGTTCAAGGTGGGATGGTCCATTTAGGGTGAAGGAGGTTAAGCCCTATGTTGTGGTTGAACTATTCCACCCTCAAAGTGGCACAACATTCAAGGTGAATGGCCACCGGGtaaagaagtaccatggctacaagtcaCCGAAGGAGTTAGAGGTGTTCTTGCTTACGGATGCACCGATAGGAGGGGAAACTTAA